The genomic region CCACAATCCTTTTAACCGTTCGAGGGCTTTTTATTACGGTGGTTCTCATGGTTGCGATAATAGTTCACGGCGGTGCAGGTACGATAAGGAAGGAGGAGCGCATTCCAAAGGTCATCGAGGGCGTTAGGGAGGCGGTTCTGGCCGGCTGGCGCGAGCTCAAGCGGGGTTCTGCTTTGGATGCGGTCGAGGAGGCCGTCAAGGTTCTTGAGGACAACCCGCTCTTCAACGCGGGAACTGGGAGCGTCCTTACCCTCGACGGGAAGGTCGAGATGGACGCGGCAATAATGCGCGGAAGAACTCTGGAAGCCGGCGCCGTTGCCGGAATCTGGGGTGTTAGGAACCCTATAAGCGTAGCGAGAAAGGTCATGGAGAAGACAGACCACGTGCTCCTCATAGGCGAAGGTGCCGTAAAGTTCGCCCGCTTGCTCGGCTTCGAGGAGTACAACCCTGTGACCGATGAGAGGCTGAAGCAGTGGGAGGAGCTGAGGAAGAAGCTGCTCGAAACCGGTGAGACGAGACACTGGAAGAAGCTCAACGAGCTCATCAGGGAGTATCCTGAAGTCCTCAGGAGTACGGTCGGAGCGGTTGCCTTCGATGGTGAAGAGATCGTTGCCGGAACGTCCACCGGTGGAGTGTTCCTCAAGATGTTCGGCAGGGTTGGCGACACCCCGATAATCGGCGGCGGAACCTATGCCAACGAGGTCGCGGGGGCTTCCTGCACGGGGCTCGGTGAGGTGGCGATAAAGCTCGCTTTAGCCAAGAGCGCCACCGACTTCGTCCGCCTCGGAATGGACGCCCAGGCCGCGAGCGATGCAGCTATAAGCCTCGCCACAAAGTACTTCGGCGCCGACACCATGGGCATAATAATGGTTGATGCGAAAGGTAACGTCGGCTTCGCCAAGAACACGAAGCACATGAGCCACGCCTTCATGAGAGACGGCATGGACGAACCCACAGCGGGGGTTTGAGCCATCGAGAGAACGCTCCGTGACATCTGGCTCCTCAACTTCTCGACCTTCTTTTTCTTCCTGGGGATAAGTGTAGTCAACCCCATAATATCGCCCTTCGCGATAACCCTCAACGCCACCCCATTCCTGGTTGGCCTGGTCGCGGGGGTTGCCTCGGTTGTCTCGCTGTTCTCAAAGCCCGTCGGCGGTCTCATCGGCGACAGGGGCTACAGGTTCCAGGCCATGATGGCCGGCAACGTCCTGGGAATGCTGGCCGGGCTCCTCTACATAGCCTCCGCGCTCCTTGGGAACCTGTGGATATTCGCCTTCGCCAGGGCCATACACGGCTTTTCCATGGGGATATTCTTTCCCTCCAGTCTTTCAACCGCAGTTGACCTTGCGCCCCCGGGTAGGGTCGGCGAGACCCTGGGCTGGAGGGGCATGATGTTCTCCCTCGGCAACATAGTCGGCCCGGCCCTCGGCGGATACCTCTCCGACCTCCTCGGCTTCGTCGGGGCCTTCTTATTCACCGTGCTGTTTTCCCTCGTTGGCCTCGCCCTTGTAGTCCCGGTCTGGCTCGATGGCAGAAAGGCCGTTCCCAGAAGGGAGGAGAGGCACGAGGACGTCAGCTACTCGGAGCTCCTCAGGAGCTATTTCGTTGCCGCGTCACTGGCGCTGTTCTTCTTCTCCTTCTCCTACGCCGGCGTCATAACGTACCTTCCAGCCCTCTACAAGGTTCTGGGAATGCCCCAGAGCCTGTTCGGCTTCTACATGATGGTCATAGGAGTGGCGAGCTTCGTAATGAGGCTCTTTGGTGGCAGGAGCGCCGACAGGATGGGTCCTATTCCGGTCATACGTGCCGGCATGCTCCTTGTTATCATCGGCTACATTGTTCTGATTCTCTACAGGCTCCCGCCATACTCCTACGCCAGCGCGCTCCTCATCGGCGCGGGCTTCGGTTTATCCGTTCCCGCGATGCAGCTCATGGCCCTTGGAAACCTCCCTCAGAGGATAAGGACGATGGGTTCGAGCGTCTACACGATGTTCTTCGACCTCGGAATGCTTGGCGGCCAGGTGACCCTCGGCTACGTGGCACAGCTTGAGGGCTACGCCGGGGTCTTTCCCCTGCTCCCCTTCATAGCGGGCGCATCACTTATAATAGTCCACGCGCCCCTCATACTTGGAGGTAGGAAGGAATGAAAGTCAGGGTCTCCTACGGGACGGCAATAGCGATGGGGCTGATAAGGGCCAGGATGCTCGCAAGACCGACCACCGCTTACCTCATGACGTACCACGAGGGCCGCTGCAGAAACAACTGTGCCTTCTGTCCCCAGGCGAGGGAAAGCAGGGCCGATCTGAAAAAGCTCTCCAGGATAACCTGGCCTGCCTTTGACGTTGAAGAGGTCGTTGAGGCCCTTCCTTCTGGGATGTTCGCGAGGATATGCCTCCAGACTGTTGATTATCCGGGCCTGGTCTCCGACGTTATCGAACTCCTTGACCTCTTCCAGCCGCTGGGCCTTCCGGTCTCGGTCTCGATAACCCCCGTGAATAGAGCCACCCTTGGAGAGTTCAAATCAAAGGGTGTTGACTACATCGGCGTTGGCCTCGACGTGGCCAGTGAGAGGCTCTACCCGGAGATAAAGGACTCCCTCTACTCCTGGGACGAGATGTGGCGTTTCACGAGGGACGTTGTCGACGTCTTCGGCGATGGAAAGGCCCTCGTGCACCTCATAATCGGGCTCGGGGAGACGGATAGAGAGGCAGTGGAGACAATCTGGAGGGCGTACTCGATGGGTGCCTGGGTTTCCCTCTTTGCCTTCACCCCCATACGGGGAACCCGCCTTGAGAACGCGAAGCCCCCAAGCCTCGCGAGATACAGGAGAATCCAGGTGGCCCACTACCTCATAAAGGAGGGGCTCGCTGCGCCGGAGGATTTCGAGTTCGATGCGGGCGATTCCTTGGTTGGCTTTAGGATTGATAAAGAAAAGCTTGCCAAACTCCTTCCCCCGGGGATATTCGCCACCCACGGCTGTCCGGGCTGCAACAGGCCGTACTACAACGAAAGACCCAAAAAGGAACCCTACAACTTCCCCGAAAGTCCAGGAAGGGACTACGTGAGGTGCGTTCTTGACTCTATCCTTTGAGGAGCTCGATTATCTCGTTGAACTCCTCCAGCGAGAACCGCTCCTCGACCTTTTCTCCCCCCGCTATCCTTATGAGCGTTTGAACGAAGCGGTAAAGTTCGTCGTTGTTTCTAACCAGGCCCAGCGTAACGTCCATGTCTTTGGATATCTCGCCGAGCCGGTTCTCCTCCTTCATTATGAACAGAATGTCGCCGAGCCTCCTTATCCCCAGCCTGTAGAGGTCCTCATTTGGCGCGCGATGTATTCCCCTGAGGGCGCACTTAACCGCTCCCCTGTAGTTGTCCTCCTGAAGGAAAATCTCCGCGAGCCTGAAGCAGGCCTCGAAGTAGAACTCCGGCTCCTCCTCCCTCGCCAGCTCCATTATCTCGTCCAGCTTCCTCTTGGCGGTTTCGAGGTCCCTGGCGTTCTCTGCCTCTATGGCTTCTCTGAAGAGCCTCATGATCCTCTCACGCCTGTTCAGGGGTTCGTGTTTTGGGACCATCATCCCTCACCCCGGCTCTCGAGCCAGGCCTTCTCAAAGTTCGGCCAGACATCTTCAAACCTCTTATTCACGCGCCATCTTCTTCGGAATGCATTGAGGAGCACGGTTATGTCCCTTTTGAGAAGCTCGTAACTCTCCGGGCGGGCGGTCGTGATGTACTGGGCCCAGTCTATTATGAGAACGCCCCCGTCGTGGGTCAGCACGACGTTAAACTCGCTCATGTCCGAGTGAACGATGCCGAAGCGGACTATCTTGAGGTATTCATCCAGAACGGCATCAAGTAGCTCCCTCGCTTCCTCCGTGGAGATGTCAGTGTCGCGAATCTCCGCCAGCTCGGTTCCTTCTATGAACTCCATAACGATAACGTGCCTGTTCCATGCTACCGGCCTCGGAACGCTGGCTATCGGGCTCAGCAGAGTCAGCGCCTCGTACTCCTTTTTGGCTATCAGCCTTGAGACGTAGAGCCAGCTCGTGTGCCTTTTGTCCGCGAATACATCCCCGTGATAGGCAGCTTTTCTTGAGGCGGTTCTGCCGCCTATGCGGTTGAACTTGACGGCGACTTTCTCCCCGCTGGGAGTCACTCCAACGTAAACGTCGGCATCCTTTCCAACGCCTATCTGTGTCGTGCTTATGGCCTCTACAACGCCCTTCTTTGCCAGCGCCCTTATCGCCAGGACATCGTAGCCGTGTATCGTGAGCTGGTAGCCTATGTAGCCTATGTCGCTCCTCCGCCTGACGAGGGACAGGTCGTCGAGCTTGCCCAGCCTGAAGGATGCTGTCTCAACGTCAACCCTTGCGAACCTGGCTATGTCCTCGAGAGGAACCCACCTGTGGTGCCGCATATTCAGCTCTACCCCTCTGAGTATCCTGAAGTCCAGGTCTCTAAGACTGGGATAGGCCTCAAGTGCCAGTAGCTTGCTCACCATCTCCCTTCCCTGAAGTCGGTTTCCGGCTGGCATTTATAAAGGTAGTTGGACGCTCCTGTCCAATATACTTTTAAACGCTTAGTCCTTTATCGAAACCATGCGGAAGAGGCTCCTCCTGCTGGTCTCGCTTGGCTGGGTCTTCAACTACGCCCACAGGATGGCAATCCCGCCCCTTATTCCGATGATAAAGGCCGAGCTGGGAATAAACAACGCCGAGGCCGGGCTTTTGATGACCGCCCTTCTGCTCCCCTACGCCATCATTCAGGTTCCGGCCGGATACATCGGCGACCGCTTTGGGAGGAAGAGGCTCCTTGTTCTCAGCATAATCGGCTACTCGCTCTCATCCGCTCTCATAGTCTTTGCCCGCGAGTACTGGGAACTG from Thermococcus sp. MAR1 harbors:
- a CDS encoding MFS transporter, with the protein product MERTLRDIWLLNFSTFFFFLGISVVNPIISPFAITLNATPFLVGLVAGVASVVSLFSKPVGGLIGDRGYRFQAMMAGNVLGMLAGLLYIASALLGNLWIFAFARAIHGFSMGIFFPSSLSTAVDLAPPGRVGETLGWRGMMFSLGNIVGPALGGYLSDLLGFVGAFLFTVLFSLVGLALVVPVWLDGRKAVPRREERHEDVSYSELLRSYFVAASLALFFFSFSYAGVITYLPALYKVLGMPQSLFGFYMMVIGVASFVMRLFGGRSADRMGPIPVIRAGMLLVIIGYIVLILYRLPPYSYASALLIGAGFGLSVPAMQLMALGNLPQRIRTMGSSVYTMFFDLGMLGGQVTLGYVAQLEGYAGVFPLLPFIAGASLIIVHAPLILGGRKE
- a CDS encoding isoaspartyl peptidase/L-asparaginase family protein, with product MVAIIVHGGAGTIRKEERIPKVIEGVREAVLAGWRELKRGSALDAVEEAVKVLEDNPLFNAGTGSVLTLDGKVEMDAAIMRGRTLEAGAVAGIWGVRNPISVARKVMEKTDHVLLIGEGAVKFARLLGFEEYNPVTDERLKQWEELRKKLLETGETRHWKKLNELIREYPEVLRSTVGAVAFDGEEIVAGTSTGGVFLKMFGRVGDTPIIGGGTYANEVAGASCTGLGEVAIKLALAKSATDFVRLGMDAQAASDAAISLATKYFGADTMGIIMVDAKGNVGFAKNTKHMSHAFMRDGMDEPTAGV
- a CDS encoding tol-pal system YbgF family protein — protein: MVPKHEPLNRRERIMRLFREAIEAENARDLETAKRKLDEIMELAREEEPEFYFEACFRLAEIFLQEDNYRGAVKCALRGIHRAPNEDLYRLGIRRLGDILFIMKEENRLGEISKDMDVTLGLVRNNDELYRFVQTLIRIAGGEKVEERFSLEEFNEIIELLKG
- a CDS encoding radical SAM protein produces the protein MKVRVSYGTAIAMGLIRARMLARPTTAYLMTYHEGRCRNNCAFCPQARESRADLKKLSRITWPAFDVEEVVEALPSGMFARICLQTVDYPGLVSDVIELLDLFQPLGLPVSVSITPVNRATLGEFKSKGVDYIGVGLDVASERLYPEIKDSLYSWDEMWRFTRDVVDVFGDGKALVHLIIGLGETDREAVETIWRAYSMGAWVSLFAFTPIRGTRLENAKPPSLARYRRIQVAHYLIKEGLAAPEDFEFDAGDSLVGFRIDKEKLAKLLPPGIFATHGCPGCNRPYYNERPKKEPYNFPESPGRDYVRCVLDSIL
- a CDS encoding serine/threonine-protein kinase RIO2 yields the protein MVSKLLALEAYPSLRDLDFRILRGVELNMRHHRWVPLEDIARFARVDVETASFRLGKLDDLSLVRRRSDIGYIGYQLTIHGYDVLAIRALAKKGVVEAISTTQIGVGKDADVYVGVTPSGEKVAVKFNRIGGRTASRKAAYHGDVFADKRHTSWLYVSRLIAKKEYEALTLLSPIASVPRPVAWNRHVIVMEFIEGTELAEIRDTDISTEEARELLDAVLDEYLKIVRFGIVHSDMSEFNVVLTHDGGVLIIDWAQYITTARPESYELLKRDITVLLNAFRRRWRVNKRFEDVWPNFEKAWLESRGEG